The Strix uralensis isolate ZFMK-TIS-50842 chromosome 35, bStrUra1, whole genome shotgun sequence genome has a window encoding:
- the LOC141936859 gene encoding uncharacterized protein LOC141936859: MEQEDPKNALSKRRVLETLRKPQPNHGAAPAERRGKPYKCWYCGKSFTQRWNVLCHQKIHTKEKRFRCTTCRKHFYFRSHLIKHQRTHTWESLYALLHCEMTFQQSYHLYLWRHQFSITNGTCAEEIEESATQPRSSSRQEYLCEDCGKFFTHRSKLNQHRRVHTGGKPYKCRDCGKSFTQRGTLLWHQKIHTKEKRFRCTTCRKHFYFRSHLIKHKRTHTGKKYKCEHCGKVFRYGSNLTHHRRIHTGKKPYKCWDCGKSFTDRGRVLCHRRTHTKERPYLCTTCGKRFSYSSNLVVHRCIHTGERPYVRSHCGKNFKHSRNLWRHQEALHKARCIRGISPWVGTPPKVTPRGDLGPDAALSTSLRLRALTSNSLRNNYKCPDYGKTFKDFSSLISLHRVHKGERPYKCLECGECFSHSSSLSTHQRTHTGEKPSSCSDCGESFTQKQTLILHQRIHPGEMPNCCQQCQKTFRTSSHLATHQRIHAQESSHTCLFCGKSFSPLVPSFVPTLFKQRLTLALVYSRVRNEQSREFPEDIISLVLRGGGTDKQKEEQCQPREEQRGMLQGPEEEPQSPTVDVEHDGQQQPDDTQGSHRPRIPRKSSFKGTYAEDSQEASTDPWSSFREKKYKCEHCEKVFVCRSKLIYHLRTHTGEKPYKCWDCGRGFSMRGNLLSHQRTHTKEKPFPCPTCGKYFSFRSNLFVHQRVHTRERPYTCSYCGKTFREGHHLRNHQDSIHNGMYVEDPQNGATQPWSISGEKYKCEDCGRVFNCRSNMRRHRGIHKGEKPYKCQDCGKSFRLKAHLLSHQRTHTKEKPFLCTTCGKRFSWRSNLITHQRIHTGERRYPGSHCGKSFQVKTCLRTHQESIHNGTYAEDPQEDTTQPPSSSREQNYECEDCGKIFIGRRNLRRHQQVHTGEKRFQCQDCGKRFRRKDHLQSHRRTHTKEKPYFCTTCGKRFSFRSGLINHQHTHTGVTPNTFSHCGETFQMRAHLREYQQIHQNSEFLAVSPTAGGSRQQPNPVPSRPDPSPSPALLGGGGSFGECGSGDQVWVLACRRWKLYHSFVAAEDATLEGGLCTIHKGVKYPENHKNALSQGRMVKNLKKTQPNRGVAPESSSNIHMGGKPYKCQDCGKSFRLSRYLLSHQRTHREEKLYLCTTCGNLFFCGSDLIKQKGTHTTERPHACSHCEKSFQQTYHLRTNQQGIHNGESSGGFSVGLN; encoded by the exons atGGAACAAGAAGAccccaaaaatgctctttcaaagagACGTGTGCTGGAGACCCTCAGGAAGCCACAACCCAACCACGGAGCAGCTCCAGCGGAAagga GAGGGAAGCCCTACAAGTGCTGGTATTGCGGGAAGAGCTTCACGCAGAGATGGAACGTCCTTTGTCACCAGAAGatacacaccaaggagaagcgATTTCGCTGCACCACATGCAGGAAACACTTCTACTTTAGATCTCACCTCATCAAACACCAACGCACTCACACTTGGGAGAGTCTGTATGCCTTGTTGCACTGCGAGATGACTTTCCAGCAGAGTTATCACCTCTATCTCTGGAGGCATCAATTTTCTATCACCAACG GAACATGTGCTGAAGAAATTGAAGAATCCGCAACCCAACCACGGAGCAGCTCCAGGCAGGAGTACCTGTGTGAGGACTGTGGGAAGTTCTTCACCCACAGGAGCAAGCTGAACCAACACCGACGGGTCCACACAGGAGGGAAGCCCTACAAGTGCCGGGATTGCGGGAAGAGCTTCACGCAGAGAGGGACACTCCTGTGGCACCAGAAGatacacaccaaggagaagcgATTCCGTTGCACCACATGCAGGAAACACTTTTACTTTAGATCTCACCTCATCAAACACAAGCGCACTCACAC AGGGAAGaagtacaagtgtgagcactgtgggaaggtcttcaggTATGGCAGCAACCTGACCCATCACCGACGGATCCACACTGGAaagaagccctacaagtgctgggattgtgggaagagcttcacgGATAGAGGGAGAGTCCTGTGTCACCGGAGAACACACACCAAGGAGAGGCCGTATctctgcaccacgtgtgggaaacgcttctcTTATAGCTCAAACCTTGTTGTCCACCGATGcatccacacaggagagagaccatACGTCCGCTCCCACTGCGGGAAAAACTTCAAGCACAGTCGTAACCTCTGGAGACATCAAGAAGCCCTTCACAAGG cacgctgcatTCGAGGGatctccccttgggtcgggacaccGCCCAAGgtaactcctcgaggtgacttgggtccggatgctgccctgagcacaTCCTTGAGACTGAGAGCCCTCACTTCTAAt agcctccgtaacaactACAAGTGCCCAGATTACGGGAAGACCTTCAAGGACTTCTCCAGCCTCATCTCCCTCCACAGGGTCCATAAGGGAGAGAGACCGTACAAGTGCCTGGAGTGTGGggagtgcttcagccacagctcGAGCCTTTCCACGCATcagaggacccacactggagagaaaccttcttcctgctctgactgtgggGAATCCTTTACTCAGAAGCAAACACTCATCTTGCACCAGCGGATCCACCCCGGGGAGATGCCCAACTgctgccagcaatgccagaaaaccTTCCGGACCAGCTCCCACCTTGCCACTCACCAGCGGATCCACGCCCAGGAGAGCTCCCACACGTGCCTGTTCTGCGGGAAGTCATTCAGT CCCCTGGTCCCTTCCTTTGTCCCAACACTCTTCAAGCAGCGACTGACCCTGGCATTGGTCTATTCCCGAGTTCGGAACGAGCAGAGCAGAGAATTTCCTGAAGACATCATATCCCTGGTCCTGCGGGGTGGG gggacagacaagcagaaggaggagcagtgccagcccagggaagagcagagggggatgctgcaagggcccgaagaggagccccagagccccacggtggacgtggagcacgatggccaacagcagccagatgatacgcaagggagccacagaCCAAGAATACCCCGAAAaagctctttcaaagggacgtaCGCTGAAGACTCTCAGGAAGCCTCAACTGATCCATGGAGTAGCTTCAGGGAGAAGaagtacaagtgtgagcactgtgagAAGGTCTTCGTCTGCAGGAGCAAACTGATCTACCACCTACGgacccacacaggagagaagccctacaagtgctgGGATTGTGGGAGGGGATTTTCAATGAGAGGAAACCTCCtgagtcaccagaggacacacaccaaggagaagccctttccctgcCCCACATGTGGGAAATACTTCTCCTTTAGGTCCAACCTCTTTGTCCACCAACGCGTCCACACAAGAGAGAGACCGTACACCTGCTCCTACTGTGGAAAGACATTCAGGGAGGGTCATCACCTCCGCAACCATCAGGATTCCatccacaatg GGATGTATGTTGAAGACCCTCAAAATGGTGCAACCCAACCGTGGAGTATCTCCGGTGAGAAGTACAAGTGTGAGGACTGTGGGAGGGTCTTCAACTGCAGGAGCAACATGAGACGTCACCGAGGGATCCACAAgggagagaagccctacaagtgccaggattgtgggaagagcttcaggcTGAAGGCGCACCTCCTGAGTCAtcagaggacacacaccaaggagaagccttttctctgcaccacgtgtgggaaacgcttctcctGGCGCTCAAACCTCATCACCCACCAACGCATCCACACGGGAGAGAGACGGTACCCCGGCTCGCACTGCGGGAAGAGCTTCCAGGTAAAGACTTGCCTCAGGACACATCAGGAATCCATACACAATG GAACATATGCTGAAGACCCTCAAGAAGACACAACCCAACCACCGAGTAGCTCCAGAGAGCAGAATTATGAGTGTGAGGACTGTGGGAAGATCTTCATCGGGAGAAGAAACCTGCGCCGTCACCAACAGgtccacacgggagagaagcgTTTCcagtgccaggattgtgggaagaggTTCAGACGGAAAGATCACCTCCAGAGTCACCggaggacacacaccaaggagaagccgtATTTCTGCACAAcgtgtgggaaacgcttctcctTTAGGTCGGGTCTCATCAACCATCAACACACCCACACAGGAGTGACACCGAACACCTTCTCCCACTGTGGGGAGACCTTCCAGATGAGGGCTCACCTCAGGGAATATCAACAAATTCACCAAAATAGTGAGTTCTTGGCAG ttTCACCCACAGCGGGTGGGAGCAGGCAACAGCCCAACCCTGTCCCATCCCGACCTGACCCATCTCCATCCCCGGCcctcctggggggtggggggagttttgGGGAGTGTGGAAGTGGCGATCAAGTGTGGGTGCTGGCCTG TAGAAGGTGGAAGCTCTACCACAGCTTTGTAGCTGCTGAGGATGCAACACTGGAGGGGGGACTGTGC ACGATACACAAGGGAGTAAAGTACCCAGAGAACCACAAAAATGCTCTTTCACAGGGACGTATGGTGAAGAACTTGAAGAAGACACAACCCAACCGTGGAGTAGCTCCAGAGAGCAGTTCAAAT ATCCACATGGGAGGgaagccctacaagtgccagGATTGCGGGAAGAGCTTCAGGCTGAGCAGGTACCTCCtgagtcaccagaggacacacagGGAGGAGAAGCTGTATCTCTGCACCACCTGTGGGAATCTCTTCTTCTGTGGCTCAGACCTCATCAAGCAAAAAGGCACCCACACAACAGAGAGACCGCACGCCTGCTCCCACTGTGAGAAGAGCTTCCAGCAGACTTATCACCTCAGGACGAATCAGCAAGGCattcacaatggtgagtcctctGGAGGGTTTAGC GTTGGATTGAACTAG